In candidate division WOR-3 bacterium, the following are encoded in one genomic region:
- the dnaA gene encoding chromosomal replication initiator protein DnaA — translation MSAGVETIWGSVLDLLKTRVAPEAFDAWLKPTTLVEWADGVVRIGVPNSFFCDWLQHHYLADLLLALKEITGRSLRVEFVVTGQPASEPPAKPPEQLSSPVQTPPYRLRSRYTFDTFIVGEGNRLACAAAKNVAQNLGRAYNPLFIYGGVGLGKTHLLQAIGNAALTIYPGLRFCYTPAEALFLELIQAIGKNTRVEFKNKYRGLDLLLLDDIHYLVGKESLQEEIFYTFNALQDAGSQVVFTSDRPPKDIPTLQERLISRLGSGLVVDIQPPDLETRVAILLQKAKLENFNLSEEIAVYIAARVRSNIRTLEATLVRLIALHSLTGRALDTKLADEALKDLVLPEQPLDAQRIINAVAEHFQVPVADIKSPIRTKRVALARQTTMYLLRHLLNLSLKDIGFLIGGKDHTTVMHALEKITELKNRDPAFASTLDKLCRELSS, via the coding sequence ATGAGTGCAGGAGTTGAAACCATTTGGGGATCGGTTCTTGATTTGCTGAAAACAAGGGTTGCGCCCGAGGCGTTTGACGCCTGGTTGAAACCGACGACCCTTGTTGAGTGGGCTGATGGGGTTGTCCGGATTGGCGTGCCCAACAGCTTTTTCTGTGACTGGCTTCAGCACCATTACCTCGCTGATCTGCTCCTGGCATTAAAAGAGATTACCGGCAGAAGCCTCCGGGTTGAATTTGTCGTTACCGGGCAACCGGCATCTGAACCGCCGGCAAAACCACCAGAGCAGCTGTCGTCACCAGTTCAAACCCCGCCCTACCGGCTGCGGTCGCGCTACACCTTTGATACCTTCATTGTGGGCGAGGGCAACCGTCTTGCCTGCGCCGCAGCAAAAAATGTTGCCCAGAACCTGGGGCGGGCTTATAACCCGCTGTTTATTTACGGCGGAGTCGGACTGGGCAAGACCCATCTGCTGCAGGCAATCGGCAATGCCGCACTGACAATCTATCCGGGCCTCAGGTTCTGCTACACACCTGCCGAAGCCCTGTTTCTGGAGCTGATTCAGGCGATCGGGAAAAACACCCGGGTGGAGTTTAAGAACAAATACCGCGGGCTGGACCTCCTGCTGCTTGATGACATCCATTACCTCGTGGGCAAGGAAAGTCTCCAGGAAGAAATCTTTTATACCTTTAATGCGCTTCAGGATGCGGGCAGTCAGGTTGTATTTACCAGTGACCGACCGCCCAAGGACATCCCCACGCTCCAGGAGCGCCTGATTTCCCGGCTCGGCAGCGGGCTGGTTGTTGATATCCAGCCACCGGATCTGGAAACCCGGGTGGCAATTCTGCTGCAGAAGGCAAAACTGGAGAACTTCAACCTGTCCGAGGAGATTGCGGTTTATATTGCTGCCCGGGTCCGTTCCAATATCCGCACCCTTGAGGCAACGCTCGTACGCCTGATCGCGCTCCATTCACTGACCGGCAGAGCCTTGGACACCAAGCTTGCCGATGAGGCGCTTAAGGATCTGGTCCTGCCTGAACAGCCGCTTGATGCCCAGCGGATCATCAACGCCGTCGCAGAACATTTTCAGGTGCCGGTCGCAGACATCAAGAGCCCGATCCGCACCAAGCGGGTAGCACTTGCCCGGCAGACCACAATGTATCTGTTGCGCCATCTTCTGAACCTCTCGCTTAAGGATATAGGTTTCCTCATCGGGGGGAAGGACCACACGACCGTAATGCACGCCTTGGAAAAAATCACCGAGCTGAAAAACCGTGATCCCGCCTTTGCCTCAACTCTTGATAAGCTCTGCCGCGAACTGAGCAGCTAA